A window of Pseudomonas alcaliphila JAB1 genomic DNA:
CCTGGCCCAGCGCATGGGTCTGCTCGGCCGCAACTCACGACAGATATTCGCCAGAGCCAGCGCCCTGCGCCTGCCATTCAAACCGTTGCCTGCAGTGGTCGAAAGCATTGGTTGGCATGACGGCCCGCAATTGCAGCTTCTGCTCAACCTGCCTCGCGGCGCGCTCTCCGGCCCGGTACAGGAAGACAAAGCACAGGCACATTCAGCGCTGACTCAAGTAGTGGAAGCGCAAATGCAGCAACTGCAGTCTTTCGATCTGCGCCTGATCGACGGCTTCGCCTACCCTTGCCCTGCGCCAGGCTACGTGAGCTTCGAAGACTACGCAGCAAGCGAACACTGCAAGCAGGTGCGCATCATCAGCTACAAGGATTTCGTCAAAACCATCGGCCTGGCGTTGCCGCGTTTTCTCGCTGGCGAACCGATCGAGCTGCGTCAGGCCAACTGGCGCGGCTCACGCACCTTCTGGTCAGGGGATGTGCAAGGCGAAGCCTTCGCTGGAGCAATCGCCTATGCGCGCAGACGCGAACTGGAAGTGCTGCTGCCAGCCAATCTGGTTCGCTATCACTTGAATGAAGCGGGCCTGGACAACCTGCAAAAGCGCTATCACGTACTGGCCATGCCAGAAGCGGCTTGGAGCGACCCCAGCTTCATGGGACTGCTACTGGACAACGGCATACCCTATGCGCGCCTGTCACTACTGAAGAAAGCCGGCACCCCAGAGTTCCTCCTCCTGCCCAAAGAGCATCAGGAAGCCACTGCGCTTGGCGAGGGACTGCGCCTGGCCGGCGCACAAGACGTGCCGAGCCATCTACGTCAGCTGGCCGTCCAGCCAGCCTGAGCAGACTGACGAGCTATTCGTCGCAACCGCGCAGCAGACGCCCAATCATATCCAGCGAATAACCACGGTAGGCCAGGAACCGGCCTTGTTGAGCACGCTCACGAGCATCACCCGGAAGCCGACCGGCAAACTTGCGCTGCCAGGTTTCACGCAACTGCTCGAACCAGTCGATACCACTTTCACGCAGAGCCTGATCGACATCGCCACGCGCGAGCCCACGCTGGCCGAGCTCCTCGCGAATACGCAGCGGACCGTAACCAGCAC
This region includes:
- a CDS encoding DUF6685 family protein, which produces MSLSESSTLSSRLAALAQRMGLLGRNSRQIFARASALRLPFKPLPAVVESIGWHDGPQLQLLLNLPRGALSGPVQEDKAQAHSALTQVVEAQMQQLQSFDLRLIDGFAYPCPAPGYVSFEDYAASEHCKQVRIISYKDFVKTIGLALPRFLAGEPIELRQANWRGSRTFWSGDVQGEAFAGAIAYARRRELEVLLPANLVRYHLNEAGLDNLQKRYHVLAMPEAAWSDPSFMGLLLDNGIPYARLSLLKKAGTPEFLLLPKEHQEATALGEGLRLAGAQDVPSHLRQLAVQPA
- the recX gene encoding recombination regulator RecX; translation: MTVVLDNPLAVRRAAMDLLARREHGRVELTRKLRKRGAPEDMIDTALQRLSEEGLLSEARYLESFVAYRARAGYGPLRIREELGQRGLARGDVDQALRESGIDWFEQLRETWQRKFAGRLPGDARERAQQGRFLAYRGYSLDMIGRLLRGCDE